GGCGAAAGCGGCACGGACCCCAGCGCCAGAGCCGCTCCCGCCGCAAGGAAGAGGACCGTTGCGGGAAGAAGCAAAGCGGTCACCCCGGAGACGCTGCGCCTCACGGAAAGATGCTCCGATAGAACCGTAACTGGTGCCCGGGAACAAGATCCGCCTGGGGATGAAAAATCGTAACCAGATCCTCCAGAAGGAGATCGGGCCGGCCCACACCGGTCTCCCAGAAATCGTTCGCGCCCCGGGAACGCTGGCGACGGTCATGGTGATAGACCCGGCCCTCCCGGAACGCCCGAAAAAGAGTCAGTCGGGGATCCTCCCGGCGAATATCCTCGGGACTGCTCCAGGTCGCGTTGAGATGCATCCAGACATCAGCATCCCTTGCCCGGGCCAGAACCGCCTCAAGATCAAGAAAAAGCGACCCTGCGCCCCTGGTATCAGCCCAAAGATACCGGGCCCCGGCATCAGCAAAAAGCATAGCCAGGTAGCTTTCCCCTGCCGGAACCGGCCACTGCCCCTGCCAGGGCGCGTTGGCAAAGACCTCGGGCCTGGCCCCCTGGCGAATCGCCTGATCGGTGCGGCGCGCCAAATCATGGTATCGCCGGGCCCGGTGGGAAAACAGCTCCTCCGCCAGAGCCTCCTTCCCGTAGAGCGCCCCGAAAAGCCGAAGCCATTCAGCGCGGCCCAGAGGAGTCGGCTCTCTCCAGTCGGCAATCACCATGGAAGGAACTCCCGCCCCCTCCAGTCGTCTCAGGGCAGGATCGTCGGGACTATACGCCGAAAGCAGCACCACATCTGGCCGGAGCGCCAGAAGCCGTTCCAGATCAAGCTGTGCCCCGGCACCGGTAGTTCGCACCGTCCCCTGCTCCAGAGCCTGACGGACCGTCTCGTCATAAACATAATCGGCCGTATCCACACCCACCAGTGAGGAAAGCTCTCCCAGATCCCTGATAAAGGGAATATTCGGTGTGGAAAGCGAGACCACCCGCCGGGGCGGGACAGCAATCACCGTTCCGGGAGGCCCATCGATATTACCAGGATCGGTACCCCGGGGAACCAGAAAGTAGATCAGATCGGGCGCACCGGGCCAGGCGTTGGAAATTCGGACCTCCTGGTGCGTCTCCTTCCGGGTGATCCGCAGATTCGCCGCCTCCTTGATCGGAGCCACCCCTGACAGGTGTCCCTCAGGGGCAACGGCCCTCGTTACAGAATCGGCAGCCACCACGGGTGCCTGCGCCAGAACCGCGAAAGTCAGAACCGCAAACGCCAGAACCGCAAACGCCAGAACAAATGAAAAGAAACGAGCCAGGCGGCTCGGAGAGCACATCATAACGCTCCCCATAGTAATGCGGGATCGGCCTCGACACAACCAGGATTCCCTCGACAGATTTCCCCGGCATTCCCTCCCAGGCAATCAGCCTCTGTACCGCCCCCTCCTTCCCGGGGTACTCTGCGATCATTTGAACCCCCTGGGGAGGACAGACATGATAAAAAATGCTGTAAAAACAGGCGTAACTCTCCTTGTCGCGGCCTGGCTTATCTCGACACCCCTTCCCCTGACGGCAGCCCCCGCCCCGGCAACAGAAGAACCCGCCCCGGCAGCGACACTCCCAACAGCCCCGGCAGCAAACGCAACCGAGTCAGACCCGCCCCAAAACCCGGAAAAACCCCAGCCGCCCCTGATCATACCGCTCTTCACCTACCGAACCCTCTCGGTGAGCGACCAGACCCTGCACAGCCCCGGAAGCGGAATTGTCTTCCTCGCCGAAGACCATCTCCTCGCAGGAACCTATTCCCGCACCACCTGGAGCACCACCCCCGGCACCAACCGGGACAAGGACTACCACACCCTGGAGTTCCTCTACGACGGAGCCCGCCGGAAGCACCGATACCTGACCGTCCTGCAATCGGCCTCGGACAAACCCATCCACGGCGGCACGGACACCTTTCAGGCCGCAGCACTCTACGGATACGAAATCTTCGCCACCCCCTCTACATCGATCGTCCTCGGTGGCGGCCTCGGAATCAGCGACTTCGGCCTCAAAACCCCCAACGGCCAAAGCATATACGCCCTGCCCCTTCCCCTGATTCGCCTCACCCACGAAGACCCCCGGTACCATCTCTCCCTGGAATTCATCACCGGCCCCACCATCAACCTCACCCTTGCACCGGAAGAAAACCTGCGCATGACCTGGAACCTCCGGTTCGACCTCGACCAGCTCCGGGACGAACGGGACCTGTTCTACGAAATCGCACTCCACTACCGCTTCGCCTCCCTGGGAATTCAGAACGAAACCATCAGCTTCGACCTCGCCGGAGAAAAAGACCCCCTGGAAAGCACTTTCTACTCAGCCTTTGCCGAAGTGGACCTGATCCTCCTCAAACTGCGAGCCGGCTACGCCTTCGACACCCTCCTGCGCTCCGTCGGCACAACAGAACAAACCGGCGACGGCCTCTACCTCTCTCTTCAGGGATTGATCCCCCTCGGAAGCCGTTCCCCCTGACCCGTGAGCCCCATCATCCTTTGGGCGTGTCCCCGCGTACGCGGGGCCGGGCTTTCCGCGAGTAGTACGGTCCTCGCCGGA
This genomic window from Alkalispirochaeta americana contains:
- a CDS encoding ABC transporter substrate-binding protein yields the protein MMCSPSRLARFFSFVLAFAVLAFAVLTFAVLAQAPVVAADSVTRAVAPEGHLSGVAPIKEAANLRITRKETHQEVRISNAWPGAPDLIYFLVPRGTDPGNIDGPPGTVIAVPPRRVVSLSTPNIPFIRDLGELSSLVGVDTADYVYDETVRQALEQGTVRTTGAGAQLDLERLLALRPDVVLLSAYSPDDPALRRLEGAGVPSMVIADWREPTPLGRAEWLRLFGALYGKEALAEELFSHRARRYHDLARRTDQAIRQGARPEVFANAPWQGQWPVPAGESYLAMLFADAGARYLWADTRGAGSLFLDLEAVLARARDADVWMHLNATWSSPEDIRREDPRLTLFRAFREGRVYHHDRRQRSRGANDFWETGVGRPDLLLEDLVTIFHPQADLVPGHQLRFYRSIFP